One window of the Podospora pseudopauciseta strain CBS 411.78 chromosome 4, whole genome shotgun sequence genome contains the following:
- a CDS encoding hypothetical protein (EggNog:ENOG503P1V4; COG:E), with protein MSDEDRPSSSSSKRASLLRLKSKVKEVKQVVMSSQLPQTHYKKEVTRPTRLTGLFPNTTNPVVFSAPMLGTANGRLAAEVSKAGGFGFIPAGYNFNPESGPDHLGQLGEELKIARKVLDLEQATLTAVPVGVGFILCHESARTHFIERAIPVLQEYSPQAVWLFAPRVEDVEGGVVRGIIDVLHDNGFVVFYQVGTVKAVKEAVRDGADVVVAQGTDAGGHQFARGAGTMSFLREVVEVVKGEKERTGREVEVVGAGGVVDGRGVVAALALGVDAVVMGTRFILAEEATTPKFKQELIAKTTDGASSTFKHTVMDDIQGTTIWPKIYDGRAIVGGSVEDHLNGVPVEDNIRLFKEAAEKGETDRTITWAGSGVGLVSKIQPAGEIVKEVREEALQRIKELQTLF; from the exons ATGAGCGACGAAGaccgccccagcagcagcagcagcaaaagggCGTCCCTCCTCAGGCTCAAGTCCAAGGTGAAGGAAGTGAAACAAGTCGTCATGTCCTCCCAGCTACCGCAGACGCACTACAAGAAGGAGGTGACGCGGCCGACTCGGCTGACGGGGTTGTTTCCTAATACAACCAACCCGGTTGTGTTCTCTGCGCCGATGCTAGGGACGGCGAACGGGAGGTTGGCGGCCGAGGTGAGCAAGGCGGGGGGGTTTG ggTTCATCCCCGCGGGATATAACTTCAACCCCGAATCCGGACCGGATCATCTAGGGcagttgggggaggagctgaaAATCGCGAGGAAGGTGCTGGATTTGGAGCAGGCGACGCTGACGGCTGTcccggtgggggtggggttcATTCTTTGTCATGAGAGTGCGAGGACGCATTTTATCGAGAGGGCTATTCCCGTTTTGCAGGAGTATTCCCCCCAGGCGGTGTGGCTTTTTGCTCcgagggtggaggatgtggaggggggggtggtgagggggattATTGACGTGTTGCATGATAATGGGTTTGTGGTTTTTTACCAGGTCGGGACGGTGAAGGCGGTGAAAGAGGCGGTTAGGGATGGGGcggatgtggttgttgctcAGGGGACGGATGCGGGGGGGCATCAGTTTGCTAGGGGGGCGGGGACGATGAGTtttttgagggaggtggtggaggttgttaagggggagaaggagaggacggggagggaggtggaggttgtgggggcggggggggttgtggatgggaggggggtggtggctgcgTTGGCTTTGG GGGTTGATGCGGTTGTTATGGGGACGAGG TTCATTCTCGCTGAGGAGGCGACGACGCCAAAGTTTAAGCAGGAGCTGATTGCAAAGACAACGGACGGGGCCTCGTCAACTTTCAA ACATACGGTCATGGACGACATTCAGGGCACCACCATCTGGCCAAAGATCTATGACGGCCGAGCCATTGTTGGGGGTTCGGTTGAGGACCATCTTAACGGGGTGCCAGTGGAGGACAACATCCGGCTTTTCAAGGAAGCTGCAGAGAAGGGCGAGACGGACAGGACGATTACTTGGGC TGGAAGCGGCGTTGGATTGGTCAGCAAGATCCAGCCGGCTGGTGAGATTGTCAAGGAAGTGCGCGAAGAAGCGCTTCAACGCATCAAGGAACTGCAAACATTGTTTTAA
- a CDS encoding hypothetical protein (EggNog:ENOG503NXIW; COG:G), with product MALSPLRLLLGLATLALTGLLSALLYRHGPVQLAEMVVYQLPVDVAYTWDKYTSSLTTFLASVTATKEEEIIHCYDHPITTSFASDRTEEEQGNCLGVDPSTGLITRVFPSKGEENKRKGYVLPGLWDGHGHLLQYGEFLHGVDLFGARSKEEVTARIKKYLESRKGEGGVGSRGNWVRGVGWDQGLLREGMPTADWLSDDEELRDKFFMLDRVDVHCTWVSQAVLDLIDIDKLPGEVPGGQIVREPGMGVFCDNAMDIVTGLWPKPNAAQKKKFVGSAMRELNKVGLVGMHDAGVLPRDIDLYEEMVKKDKEEWTVRVYAMVECPERNTFCPEVARKVDLEGGWLRVGSVKLFADGALGSWGSAMIDPYSDRPSTSGSLLVNASTLHSLALSWAKAKYQVNIHAIGDLANRHAIDSLATALDDLEVCPYGIPPMMCQQISCRFRIEHAQIIHPNDQARMRELGIIPSIQPTHATSDMAYAEERLGKERIAREAYRMRSMWDVGPPVLGSDFPVEPPNPFEGVYAAVTRKSPHTGIGPPGWEGGWYKEQEGLSVRQAFDGFTRGPAYAAFWEKKAGVIREGGFADWVVMDEDVLKVGEEEIRFLKVRETWVAGKKVYSRDGVDEPAVEKQTGAKEDL from the exons ATGGCCTTGTcacccctccgcctcctgcTGGGGCTGGCAACCCTCGCTTTGACGGGGCTGTTGTCCGCCCTGCTGTACCGTCATGGACCGGTGCAGTTGGCTGAGATGGTGGTCTACCAGCTCCCTGTTGACGTTGCTTACACTTGGGATAAATACACCTCTTCTCTCACAACCTTTCTCGCCTCGGTAACCGCTAcgaaagaggaggagataaTCCACTGCTACgaccaccccatcaccacctcctttgCCTCTGACAGgacagaggaggagcaaggGAACTGCCTCGGTGTTGACCCCTCCACTGGCCTCATAACCCGTGTTTTTCCCAgcaaaggagaagagaacAAGAGGAAGGGGTATGTACTCCCCGGATTGTGGGACGGACACGGACATTTGTTACAATACGGCGAGTTTTTGCACGGGGTGGATTTGTTTGGGGCCAGGtcgaaggaggaggtgacaGCGAgaataaaaaagtatttagagTCAcgaaagggggaggggggggttggatcaAGGGGGAATTGGGttaggggggtggggtgggatcaggggttgttgagggaggggatgccTACTGCT GACTGgctgagtgatgatgaggagttgAGGGATAAGTTCTTCATGCTGGATCGGGTGGATGTGCACTGTACTTGGGTTTCGCAGGCGGTTCTGGATTTGATTGATATAGACAAATTGCCTGGGGAGGTTCCAGGGGGGCAGATTGTGAGGGAGCCGGGGATGGGCGTGTTTTGTGATAATGCTATGGATATTGTTACTGGTTTGTGGCCCAAACCAAACGCCGCCCAGAAAAAGAAGTTTGTGGGCAGTGCGATGAGGGAGTTGAACAAAGTTGGACTGGTGGGGATGCATGATGCGGGTGTGCTGCCGAGGGATATTGATCTCTatgaggagatggtgaagaaggacaaAGAGGAGTGGACGGTGAGGGTGTATGCCATGGTTGAGTGCCCGGAGAGAAATACTTTCTGTCCAGaggtggcgaggaaggtggatttggaaggggggtggttgagggtggggagTGTGAAGCTTTTTGCTG ATGGTGCCCTCGGTTCCTGGGGCAGCGCCATGATCGACCCTTACTCGGACCGTCCTTCTACCTCTGGCTCTCTCCTCGTCAATGCCAGCACCCTCcactccctcgccctctcctggGCAAAGGCCAAGTATCAAGTCAACATCCACGCCATCGGTGACCTGGCCAACCGCCACGCCATTGACTCCTTAGCCACGGCCCTCGACGACCTCGAGGTCTGCCCTTACGGCATCCCACCCATGATGTGCCAGCAGATCAGCTGCCGTTTCCGCATCGAGCACGCACAAATCATTCACCCAAACGATCAAGCCCGGATGAGAGAGCTGGGAATCATACCCAGCATCCAGCCTACCCACGCTACTTCTGATATGGCCTATGCGGAGGAACGGCTGGGTAAGGAAAGGATCGCGAGGGAGGCGTACAGGATGAGGTCCATGTGGGATGTTGGGCCGCCGGTGCTGGGGAGTGACTTCCCCGTGGAGCCGCCGAATCCCTTTGAGGGAGTATATGCTGCCGTTACGAGGAAGAGTCCACATACAGGCATTGGGCCGCCAGGGTGGGAAGGTGGGTGGTATAAAGAGCAGGAAGGGTTGAGCGTGCGGCAGGCATTTGACGGGTTTACCAGGGGCCCTGCCTACGCGGCGTtttgggagaagaaggccggtGTGAtcagggaggggggattcGCCGattgggtggtgatggacgAGGATGTTTTGAAGGTAGGGGAGGAAGAAATCAGGTTCttgaaggtgagggagacCTGGGTTGCGGGAAAGAAGGTCTACTCCAGAGATGGCGTGGATGAGCCGGCGGTAGAGAAGCAGACTGGCGCGAAGGAAGATTTGTAA
- the RSP5 gene encoding NEDD4 E3 ubiquitin-protein ligase (EggNog:ENOG503NWRW; COG:O), protein MSGSQAGPSAQGNNLRVTIIAADGLYKRDVFRFPDPFAVATINGEQTKTTQVSKRTLNPYWNESFDFKVNEDSILAVQVFDQKKFKKKDQGFLGVINIRVGDVIELSPESDDQMLTRDLKKSTDNLVVHGKLIINLSTNMTAPARAQQQQALLPSAPSSSRPSLLNPATPNLSNGEASSERPSSAMSRPNGGSSAAGQLAIPHRPSSLASNPSAATPASNGPVTNGAVAQARQTNSTLSPFEDSQGRLPAGWERREDNLGRTYYVDHNTRTTSWNRPTGATGAAENRVAEANTQVERQRHQNRTLPEDRTGANSPTLQQQQAQQAAASQANATTMMNTGATTAGSGELPPGWEQRWTPEGRAYFVDHNTRTTTWVDPRRQQYIRMYGGNNDNGRIQQQPVSQLGPLPSGWEMRLTNTARVYFVDHNTKTTTWDDPRLPSSLDQNVPQYKRDFRRKLIYFRSQPAMRILSGQCHIKVRRSHIFEDSFAEISRQSATDLKKRLMIKFDGEDGLDYGGLSREFFFLLSHEMFNPFYCLFEYSAHDNYTLQINPHSGINPEHLNYFKFIGRVVGLAIFHRRFLDAFFIGALYKMVLGKAVVLADMEGVDADFHRSLQWILDNDITDAGLEMTFSTEDERFGVIAVEDLKPNGRNIDVTEENKKEYVDLMVKWRIEKRIAEQFQAFKEGFQELIPHDLINVFDERELELLIGGIAEIDVDDWKKHTDYRGYTESDEVIQFFWQTVRSWDGEQKSRLLQFTTGTSRIPVNGFKDLQGSDGPRRFTIEKAGEITNLPKAHTCFNRLDLPPYKDLAMLQNKLTIAVEETMGFGQE, encoded by the exons ATGAGTGGCAGTCAAGCAGGGCCTTCGGC CCAAGGAAACAACCTTCGTGTTACAA TTATTGCGGCCGATGGCTTATACAAGCGGGATGTCTTCC GATTCCCCGATCCCTTTGCGGTAGCAACCATCAATGGCGAGCAAACCAAGACAACACAGGTTTCCAAGCGGACACTGAACCCATATTGGAATGAAAGCTTTGATTT CAAGGTGAACGAGGACAGCATCCTCGCCGTGCAAGTGTTCGACCAGAAGAAattcaagaagaaggatcaGGGCTTCCTAGGGGTGATTAATATTCGCGTTGGGGATGTTATCGAGCTCAGTCCCGAATCTGATG ACCAGATGCTCACGCGGGACCTTAAGAAGTCCACAGACAACCTTGTGGTGCACGGCAAGCTTATTATAAACCTGTCTACTAACATGACAGCTCCCGCACgtgctcagcagcaacaagctcTTTTACCATCGGCTCCGTCGTCCAGCAGACCATCGCTCCTCAATCCTGCAACCCCTAATCTTTCTAACGGGGAAGCTTCTTCAGAACGACCATCTTCAGCCATGTCACGCCCCAACGGCGGCTCCAGCGCGGCTGGGCAACTAGCTATCCCCCATCGTCCCTCAAGCCTTGCGTCGAACCCTTCAGCTGCCACTCCTGCTTCGAACGGTCCTGTCACGAACGGTGCCGTCGCCCAAGCCCGACAAACAAATAGCACGCTGAGCCCGTTTGAAGACTCGCAAGGCCGTCTGCCAGCAGGCTGGGAACGTCGCGAGGACAACCTGGGGAGAACCTACTATGTTGATCACAATACGCGAACGACGAGCTGGAACAGACCGACGGGGGCGACGGGGGCTGCCGAGAACCGGGTGGCCGAGGCGAATACCCAAGTGGAAAGACAGAGACACCAGAACCGCACGCTCCCCGAAGATCGAACTGGTGCCAACTCGCCAAcacttcaacaacagcaggcGCAGCAAGCAGCCGCCTCGCAAGCCAatgccaccaccatgatGAACACCGGGGCTACAACGGCCGGTAGCGGCGAGCTTCCACCTGGCTGGGAGCAGAGGTGGACACCCGAAGGCAGAGCTTACTTTGTCGACCACAACACACGCACAACGACGTGGGTCGACCCGCGACGCCAGCAGTACATAAGGATGTATGGCGGCAATAACGACAACGGAAGaatccagcagcagccagtGTCACAGCTTGGCCCCTTGCCCAGCGGATGGGAGATGCGCCTGACTAACACAGCTCGCGTCTACTTTGTGgaccacaacaccaagacaacCACCTGGGATGACCCAAGGTTGCCGTCGTCGCTCGACCAGAACGTGCCACAGTACAAGCGTGATTTCAGGAGGAAGCTGATTTACTTCCGGTCTCAGCCCGCCATGCGAATCCTCTCCGGGCAATGCCACATCAAGGTTAGACGCTCGCACATCTTTGAGGACTCGTTCGCCGAGATTAGTCGCCAGTCAGCCACGGACCTGAAGAAGAGACTGATGATCAAATTCGACGGCGAAGATGGTCTGGATTATGGTGGTCTGTCGAGAGagttcttcttcctcttgtcGCACGAGATGTTCAACCCGTTCTATTGCTTGTTCGAGTACTCGGCGCACGACAATTACACGCTGCAGATCAACCCGCACTCGGGCATCAATCCCGAGCACCTGAACTATTTCAAGTTTATTGGCCGTGTTGTCGGTCTTGCCATTTTCCACCGCAGATTCCTCGACGCCTTCTTCATCGGAGCGCTGTACAAGATGGTGCTTGGCAAGGCAGTGGTGCTGGCTGACATGGAGGGTGTCGACGCTGACTTCCACCGGTCGCTGCAGTGGATTCTGGACAACGACATTACGGATGCCGGGCTGGAGATGACTTTCTCTACTGAAGACGAGCGCTTCGGCGTGATTGCTGTCGAGGACCTCAAGCCCAACGGGCGCAACATTGACGTGACGGAAGAGAACAAGAAGGAGTATGTGGACCTGATGGTCAAGTGGAGGATCGAAAAGAGAATTGCGGAGCAGTTCCAGGCGTTCAAGGAGGGGTTCCAGGAGCTTATTCCTCATGATCTGATCAATGTCTTTGACgagagggagctggagctACTGATTGGCGGTATTGCCGAGATTGACGTGGACGACTGGAAGAAGCACACCGATTACAGGGGATACACCGAGAGCGACGAGGTGATTCAGTTCTTTTGGCAGACGGTAAGGAGCTGGGACGGGGAGCAGAAGAGCAGGCTGCTGCAATTCACGACGGGCACGTCGAGGATTCCGGTGAACGGGTTCAAGGATCTGCAGGGGAGTGATGGGCCGAGAAGGTTCACTATTGAGAAGGCGGGGGAGATTACGAATTTGCCAAAGGCGCATACTTG CTTCAACCGTTTGGATCTTCCGCCGTACAAGGATTTGGCGATGTTGCAGAACAAGTTGACGAttgcggtggaggagacgaTGGGTTTCGGACAGGAGTAA
- a CDS encoding hypothetical protein (COG:A; EggNog:ENOG503P2UD) — MSSPKPEDKPPQGEENRVHGEGEDGNDEEEISAMKRRVAEMEAEAAKLREMQASMDQERQGLQDDKEDIDNRSVFVGNVDYSTSPEELQSHFGECGSINRVTILLDKFTGQPKGYAYVEFSEPNMVAQALVLNDSLFKGRNIKVEPKRTNLPGMSRGRGRGGYRGGGRGGFGGFGRGGGGFGRGGGGGFYGGGYRGGYRGRGRGGIAPY; from the exons ATGAGCTCCCCCAAGCCAGAAGACAAGCCCCCCCAGGGAGAAGAAAACAGAGTTCACGGCGAGGGCGAAGATGGGAATGATGAG GAGGAGATCTCTGCCATGAAGAGGCGCGTTGCCGAGATGGAAGCCGAAGCGGCCAAGCTTAGGGAGATGCAAGCGTCGATGGATCAGGAAAGACAGGGGCTGCAGGACGATAAGGAAGATATCGACAACCGGAGCGTGTTTGTGGGCAATGTGGATTACTCCACCTCGCCTGAGGAGCTGCAGAGCCACTTTGGGGAGTGTGGGAGCATCAACAGGGTGACGATTTTGTTGGACAAGTTTACCGGGCAGCCAAAGGG CTACGCATATGTCGAGTTTTCGGAACCCAACATGGTGGCTCAGGCGTTGGTGTTGAATGACAGCCTTTTCAAGGGACGGAATATCAAGGTTGAGCCAAAACGTACGAACTTGCCCGGCATGTCTCGAGGACGCGGCAGGGGTGGGtatcgtggtggtggtcgtggagggtttggagggtttggtaggggtggtggagggtttggtcggggcggtggtggtggtttctaTGGCGGGGGTTATCGCGGCGGTTACCGCGGCcggggcagaggaggaatcGCCCCTTACTAA
- a CDS encoding hypothetical protein (EggNog:ENOG503P3ZH) → MRLYEALNGGKLTVPKTVLKLEADLKKEWTTRDREAKQALKNQTTTTTKGGTKRKATDDNAHTGPSSATATKKARTIATPKPKAAPKPPAAEPAPAKKQTARRGGTSASRANSHAVSSRPSPPPPPEPTIQRTKQTARCSRGRGDSHIASSSSRPLPASSTPAPPSSRQIQTARRNNWSCPLGGHTKSTSNPSKHSSSTPSTWNSYSSSNLNDDPPPPYPGSPTYDNYSQYSNPTGQCILPASQPPQRKL, encoded by the coding sequence ATGAGGCTGTATGAAGCTCTCAATGGTGGAAAGTTGACTGTGCCGAAAACCGTCCTCAAGTTGGAGGCCGACTTGAAGAAGGAGTGGACGACGCGCGACCGCGAAGCCAAGCAAGCTTTGAAGAaccagaccaccaccactaccaagGGGGGTACCAAGCGTAAGGCCACCGATGACAACGCCCACACTGGACCGAGTAGCGCAACTGCTaccaagaaggcgaggacAATCGCtactcccaaacccaaggCTGCCCCCAAGCCACCTGCCGCCGAGCCAGCTCCCGCAAAGAAGCAGACCGCCCGTCGAGGGGGCACCTCCGCAAGCAGAGCTAACTCCCACGCTGTCTCCTCaaggccatcaccaccccccccccctgaGCCCACCATACAACGCACAAAGCAAACCGCCCGCTGCTCCCGAGGCAGAGGCGACTCCCACATCGCGAGCAGCTCATCCCGCCCACTACCCGCCTCGTCAACCCCcgctcctccatcctcccgACAGATCCAAACTGCCCGCCGTAACAACTGGAGCTGCCCCCTTGGCGGCCACACCAAATCAaccagcaacccctccaagcacagcagcagcacccctTCCACTTGGAACTCCTACAGCAGCTCCAACCTCAACGAcgaccctccccctccctatccTGGTTCACCAACCTATGACAACTACAGCCAGTACTCCAACCCCACCGGGCAGTGCATCCTTCCCGCCtctcagcctcctcaacGGAAACTATGA